The following are encoded together in the Phaseolus vulgaris cultivar G19833 chromosome 9, P. vulgaris v2.0, whole genome shotgun sequence genome:
- the LOC137820131 gene encoding GATA transcription factor 7-like gives MEVAVAKALKPSLMGEFIVQQTNCEDFFCLNANTVVGGDDFFVDDLFDFSDGSLHYEQQDCVEEKKSLSASSQSKDQGEDDSNSNSTGASYDSLFSAELAVPAGDLEDLEWVSHFVDDSLPELSLLYPVRSEEVNRRVEPEPSAKKTPRFPCEMKITTKARTVRNRKPNARVWSLGPLLSLPSSPSSCSSSVTEPPAKKQKKRAEAQPVGAQVQRRCSHCQVQKTPQWRTGPLGAKTLCNACGVRYKSGRLFSEYRPACSPTFCSDIHSNSHRKVLEIRKKKEVAGPDTGSAQAQMVPTC, from the exons ATGGAGGTAGCAGTGGCCAAAGCGTTGAAACCGAGTTTAATGGGAGAGTTCATCGTTCAGCAAACTAACTGCGAGGATTTTTTCTGTCTCAACGCCAACACCGTCGTCGGAGGCGACGATTTCTTCGTCGACGACCTATTTGACTTCTCAGATGGCTCTCTTCACTACGAACAACAAGATTGCgtcgaagaaaaaaaaagtttatcgGCTTCCTCGCAGTCAAAGGACCAAGGAGAAGACGATAGCAACTCCAATTCCACCGGCGCTTCCTATGATTCACTTTTCTCTGCCGAATTAGCCGTTCCG GCCGGTGATTTGGAGGACCTAGAGTGGGTTTCACACTTTGTTGACGATTCCCTCCCGGAGCTGTCACTTTTATACCCGGTTCGTTCGGAGGAAGTGAACCGGCGGGTTGAACCGGAACCCTCAGCGAAGAAAACGCCTCGTTTTCCGTGCGAAATGAAAATAACGACCAAGGCGAGAACTGTACGGAATAGAAAGCCCAACGCTCGCGTTTGGTCGTTGGGCCCGTTGCTCTCGCTCCCGTCCTCGCCGTCTTCGTGCTCTTCTTCTGTGACGGAGCCACCCGCGAAGAAGCAGAAGAAGCGGGCCGAGGCCCAGCCTGTTGGGGCCCAGGTTCAGCGGCGGTGCAGTCACTGTCAGGTGCAGAAGACGCCGCAGTGGAGGACGGGCCCCCTGGGCGCCAAAACCCTCTGCAACGCGTGCGGGGTTCGGTACAAATCGGGCCGGCTTTTTTCGGAGTACAGACCGGCTTGCAGCCCAACCTTCTGCAGCGATATTCACTCCAATAGTCACCGGAAAGTGTTGGAGATTCGCAAGAAGAAAGAGGTGGCTGGGCCGGACACCGGTTCAGCCCAGGCCCAAATGGTTCCCACCTGCTGA